A section of the Triticum dicoccoides isolate Atlit2015 ecotype Zavitan chromosome 7A, WEW_v2.0, whole genome shotgun sequence genome encodes:
- the LOC119328879 gene encoding peroxidase P7-like: MAAPTFLHRLLAVWLLSCAAHAQLSTTFYSASCPNLEAIVRAGMNKAIRNERRVGASLLRLFFHDCFVQGCDGSVLLDAGGEKQAAPNNGSIRGFGVIDAIKASVEAACPGVVSCADILALTARDGTFLLGGPTWRVPLGRRDSTTASRALANVNLPPPTAGLATLISLFGRQGLSPAEMTALSGAHTIGLAQCLNFNARIYRDANIDPSFAALRRRTCPSSGNANLAPIDVQTPSAFDAAYYRNLLAKRGLFHSDQALFDGGSEDALVRQYGANPALFRTDFAKAMVKMGNIHPLTGSAGEIRANCHVVNS; this comes from the exons ATGGCCGCTCCTACCTTTCTGCACCGCCTGCTCGCCGTCTGGCTCCTCTCCTGCGCCGCCCACGCGCAGCTCTCGACGACCTTCTACTCCGCCTCCTGCCCCAACCTGGAGGCCATCGTGCGGGCGGGGATGAACAAGGCCATCCGCAACGAGCGCCGGGTCGGCGCCTCGCTTCTCAGGCTCttcttccacgactgcttcgtccAG GGCTGTGACGGCTCGGTTCTTCTCGACGCCGGCGGCGAGAAGCAAGCCGCACCGAACAATGGGTCCATCCGTGGCTTCGGTGTCATCGACGCCATCAAGGCCAGCGTGGAGGCCGCGTGCCCCGGcgtcgtctcctgcgccgacatccTCGCGCTCACCGCGCGCGACGGGACGTTCCTG CTGGGCGGGCCGACCTGGAGAGTGCCGCTCGGCCGTCGCGACTCGACGACGGCGAGCCGGGCTCTGGCCAACGTGAACCTCCCGCCGCCGACCGCCGGCTTGGCCACGCTGATCTCCCTGTTCGGCAGGCAGGGGCTCTCGCCGGCCGAGATGACGGCGCTGTCGGGCGCGCACACCATCGGCCTGGCGCAGTGCCTGAACTTCAACGCCCGCATCTACAGGGACGCCAACATCGACCCGTCCTTCGCGGCGCTGCGGCGGCGGACGTGCCCCAGCTCCGGCAACGCCAACCTGGCGCCTATCGACGTGCAGACCCCCTCGGCGTTCGACGCCGCCTACTACCGGAACCTGCTGGCGAAGCGCGGCCTGTTCCACTCCGACCAGGCGCTCTTCGACGGAGGGTCGGAGGACGCGCTGGTGCGGCAGTACGGCGCCAACCCCGCGCTCTTCCGGACCGACTTCGCCAAGGCGATGGTGAAGATGGGCAACATACATCCGCTCACCGGAAGCGCCGGCGAGATCAGGGCCAACTGCCATGTCGTCAACAGCTAG